One genomic region from Solwaraspora sp. WMMD792 encodes:
- a CDS encoding DUF1622 domain-containing protein codes for MNFETAVLVIGTTVDALGVLIILTGLVAGTVLYLRGALRERNMRATYRRYRQDIGRAILLGLEFLVAGDIIRTVAISPTFQSVGVLAMIVAVRTFLSFSLEVELDGRWPWGKRRATGDDAAATEPRA; via the coding sequence ATGAACTTCGAGACAGCTGTCCTGGTCATCGGTACGACGGTCGACGCCCTCGGCGTGCTGATCATCCTCACCGGGCTGGTCGCCGGCACGGTGCTCTACCTGCGTGGCGCGTTGCGTGAGCGGAACATGCGGGCGACCTACCGTCGGTACCGGCAGGACATCGGCCGGGCGATCCTGCTCGGGCTGGAGTTCCTCGTCGCCGGGGACATCATCCGTACCGTGGCGATCTCGCCGACCTTTCAGTCCGTCGGCGTGCTGGCCATGATCGTCGCGGTGCGTACCTTCCTCAGCTTCTCCCTGGAGGTCGAGCTGGACGGCCGGTGGCCGTGGGGAAAGCGGCGTGCCACCGGCGACGACGCCGCAGCGACGGAACCGCGGGCATGA
- a CDS encoding ChaB family protein gives MAAKREKADKHQQAEQMRDDVPSTIARSDDKAVRTYKKTLESAEESYGDPARAHRAAYASLKHSHEKVGDHWQPKDSLGPSDPQAAQGTPRSLREPRETAQGVDANASKGHLDDVARQVGIDHPQDMNKDELVKAIEKANARATAKARKK, from the coding sequence ATGGCCGCCAAACGTGAAAAGGCCGACAAGCACCAGCAGGCCGAGCAGATGCGCGACGACGTGCCCAGCACGATCGCGCGCTCAGACGACAAGGCCGTACGGACCTACAAGAAGACCCTGGAGTCGGCCGAGGAGAGTTACGGCGACCCGGCGCGGGCGCACCGCGCGGCGTACGCCTCGTTGAAGCACAGCCACGAGAAGGTCGGCGACCACTGGCAGCCAAAGGACAGCCTGGGCCCGTCCGATCCACAGGCGGCCCAGGGGACACCGCGGTCGCTGCGCGAGCCGCGCGAGACCGCCCAGGGGGTCGACGCCAACGCCAGCAAAGGTCACCTCGACGACGTGGCGCGCCAGGTCGGCATCGACCACCCGCAGGACATGAACAAGGACGAACTGGTCAAGGCAATCGAGAAGGCGAACGCGCGGGCGACCGCGAAGGCCCGAAAGAAGTGA
- a CDS encoding p-hydroxycinnamoyl CoA hydratase/lyase, whose translation MNLEMDGPVATIYMNRPAKKNAMNPQMHRDMNQALDTIEAAGNVKAVVVTGVGDSFSAGMDLEECFLQPFDDPQLFYRTNLVALNWFKRLKAFPAVTIAKVNGFAFGGGLLVTGLCDLAVTSETALFGLSEINFGIFPAGGATWAATHNLPRKQALYYILTGDTMTGQQAQEYGLVNKAVPADQLDAETDRIVRKIAKKNPITLELAKQVYERTTTMDLPTAIDYDQAKLWELSRLSGNEWVNVALKQFEKRAYQPGLSTYSRAEAKS comes from the coding sequence GTGAACCTCGAGATGGACGGCCCGGTGGCCACCATCTACATGAACCGCCCGGCCAAGAAGAACGCCATGAACCCGCAGATGCACCGGGACATGAACCAGGCCCTCGACACGATCGAGGCGGCCGGCAACGTCAAGGCGGTCGTGGTGACCGGCGTCGGCGACAGCTTCAGCGCCGGGATGGACCTCGAGGAGTGCTTCCTGCAGCCGTTCGACGACCCGCAGCTGTTCTACCGGACCAACCTGGTCGCGCTGAACTGGTTCAAGCGGTTGAAGGCGTTCCCGGCGGTGACCATCGCCAAGGTCAACGGGTTCGCGTTCGGCGGCGGCCTGCTGGTCACCGGCCTCTGTGACCTGGCGGTGACGTCGGAGACCGCGCTGTTCGGCCTGTCGGAGATCAACTTCGGGATCTTCCCGGCCGGCGGCGCCACCTGGGCGGCCACCCACAACCTGCCCCGCAAGCAGGCGCTCTACTACATCCTGACCGGCGACACCATGACCGGCCAGCAGGCGCAGGAGTACGGCCTGGTCAACAAGGCGGTGCCGGCCGACCAGCTGGACGCCGAGACCGACCGGATCGTGCGGAAGATCGCCAAGAAGAACCCGATCACCCTGGAACTGGCCAAGCAGGTGTACGAGCGCACCACCACCATGGACCTGCCGACCGCCATCGACTACGACCAGGCCAAGCTCTGGGAGCTGTCCCGGCTCAGCGGCAACGAGTGGGTCAACGTCGCGCTGAAGCAGTTCGAGAAGCGCGCCTACCAGCCGGGGCTGAGCACCTACAGCCGCGCGGAGGCGAAGTCATGA
- a CDS encoding AMP-binding protein — MTTTTPTPTTVDIPDLSLPAFVLQRAEQYGDRTALVDVAGGDGYTYRQLASMVRRLAAGLHARGLRRGDVLAMLAPNVPEYPIVVLAASLAGGTVVVLNPIDTPDDLAGHLTDAGAKLLVTVPSEVPKAAALAARTKVEEIVVMGEADGATPLSELLSDDPPPEVAIDPAQDVAALLHSSGSTGRPKGVMLTHRNIVATVLQTRTVTPLGADEKVLAMPPFHHAFGLIMVMSASLLQGATIVTMPRFDPEGYVKAIHDHRITRLYIVPTLAVLLARSPLPDRYDLSSVRSIVSGGAALDPEIARLCRERLGCHIAQGYGLTEAMTSFMQLEEPLVPASVGRTAPNVECRIVDVTTGAQLGAHQRGEILIRGPHVMKGYLNAAEVTSKVLRPDGFLHTGDLGYLDDDGELFLVDRIKELIKYKGQQVSPVELEAVLMTHPKVADAAVIGVPDEEASEIPKAFVVAKEPTTAQELMAFVAERVAPYKKVRQIEFIEQIPRTPVGKIERRRLKERTFSS; from the coding sequence ATGACCACCACCACCCCGACGCCGACGACCGTCGACATCCCGGACCTGTCGCTGCCGGCGTTCGTGCTGCAGCGCGCCGAACAGTACGGCGACCGTACGGCACTGGTCGACGTGGCCGGCGGCGACGGCTACACGTACCGCCAACTGGCCTCGATGGTTCGCCGGCTGGCCGCCGGGCTGCACGCCCGCGGCTTGCGCCGGGGCGACGTGCTGGCGATGCTCGCGCCGAACGTGCCGGAGTATCCGATCGTGGTGCTCGCCGCGTCGCTGGCCGGCGGCACGGTCGTCGTGCTCAACCCGATCGACACGCCCGACGACCTGGCCGGCCACCTCACCGACGCCGGCGCGAAGCTGCTGGTGACCGTACCGTCCGAGGTGCCCAAGGCGGCGGCGCTTGCCGCCCGTACCAAGGTCGAGGAGATCGTGGTGATGGGCGAGGCGGACGGCGCGACGCCGCTGTCGGAGCTGCTCAGCGACGACCCGCCGCCGGAGGTGGCGATCGACCCGGCGCAGGACGTCGCGGCGCTGCTGCACTCCAGCGGCAGCACCGGACGTCCCAAGGGGGTGATGCTGACGCACCGCAACATCGTCGCGACCGTGCTGCAGACCAGGACGGTCACGCCGCTCGGCGCGGACGAGAAGGTGCTCGCCATGCCGCCGTTCCACCACGCGTTCGGTCTGATCATGGTGATGAGCGCCAGCCTGCTGCAGGGCGCGACGATCGTGACGATGCCGCGGTTCGACCCGGAGGGGTACGTCAAGGCGATCCACGACCACCGGATCACCCGCCTCTACATCGTCCCCACGCTCGCCGTGCTGCTGGCCCGGAGCCCGCTGCCGGACCGGTACGACCTGTCGTCGGTCCGGTCGATCGTCTCGGGCGGCGCCGCGCTCGACCCCGAGATCGCCCGGCTCTGCCGGGAACGTCTCGGCTGCCACATCGCCCAGGGGTACGGCCTCACCGAGGCGATGACGTCGTTCATGCAGCTCGAGGAGCCGTTGGTGCCCGCGTCGGTGGGCCGGACGGCGCCCAACGTCGAGTGCCGGATCGTCGACGTGACCACTGGTGCGCAGCTCGGTGCGCACCAGCGTGGCGAGATCCTGATCCGGGGTCCGCACGTGATGAAGGGTTACCTCAACGCCGCCGAGGTGACCAGCAAGGTGCTCCGGCCGGACGGGTTCCTGCACACCGGTGACCTCGGCTACCTCGACGACGACGGCGAGTTGTTCCTGGTCGACCGGATCAAGGAGCTGATCAAGTACAAGGGCCAGCAGGTCTCCCCGGTCGAGCTCGAAGCGGTCCTGATGACTCACCCGAAGGTGGCGGACGCGGCGGTGATCGGTGTGCCGGACGAGGAGGCCAGCGAGATCCCGAAGGCCTTCGTGGTCGCGAAGGAGCCGACCACCGCGCAGGAGCTCATGGCGTTCGTCGCCGAGCGGGTGGCGCCGTACAAGAAGGTCCGGCAGATCGAGTTCATCGAGCAGATTCCCCGTACCCCGGTGGGCAAGATCGAGCGGCGTCGGCTGAAGGAGCGGACGTTCAGCTCGTAG
- a CDS encoding DUF899 domain-containing protein, giving the protein MNPPKVVSRDEWLAARTALLEKEKEVTKARDMIAEERRNLPMVKVEKEYLFEGPNGTLTLLDLFEGRRQLVVRHFMYAPGDKEGCIGCSMQADSVGELSHMWARDTTFVMISRAPLADFQAFKARMGWEIPWYSSFGSDFNYDYEVSTEQGESPGVSAFYRDGDDVYFTYSIFDRGGEIFKNFYNYLDITHLGRREDELEHPWDWWRHKDRYDAENAAVPGTNWWNGTRFQK; this is encoded by the coding sequence ATGAACCCTCCGAAAGTTGTCTCCAGAGATGAATGGCTGGCGGCTCGTACAGCGCTGCTGGAGAAGGAGAAGGAAGTCACCAAGGCGCGGGACATGATTGCGGAGGAGCGCCGCAATCTCCCGATGGTCAAGGTGGAAAAGGAGTACCTCTTCGAAGGGCCGAACGGCACGCTGACGCTGCTCGACCTGTTCGAGGGGCGTCGCCAGCTCGTCGTGCGGCACTTCATGTACGCCCCGGGCGACAAGGAGGGCTGCATCGGCTGCTCGATGCAGGCCGACAGCGTCGGCGAGCTGTCGCACATGTGGGCCCGGGACACCACCTTCGTGATGATCTCGCGGGCTCCGCTGGCCGACTTCCAGGCGTTCAAGGCCCGCATGGGCTGGGAGATCCCCTGGTACTCGTCGTTCGGCAGCGACTTCAACTACGACTACGAGGTCTCCACCGAGCAGGGCGAGTCGCCCGGCGTCAGCGCCTTCTACCGCGACGGCGACGACGTCTACTTCACCTACTCGATCTTCGATCGGGGTGGTGAGATCTTCAAGAACTTCTACAACTACCTGGACATCACCCACCTCGGCCGGCGCGAGGACGAGCTCGAGCACCCGTGGGACTGGTGGCGTCACAAGGACCGGTACGACGCGGAGAACGCGGCGGTGCCGGGCACCAACTGGTGGAACGGCACCAGGTTCCAGAAGTAG
- a CDS encoding SDR family oxidoreductase — protein MSDMSGRTTIVVGASRGLGHGVATAFADAGAPVIAVARTAMDFPAPANGAGSIQPEIADAGEATVPATLIDQYEPEAVILVAGATPHMRPLQEQTWETFSVNWETDVRITFHWLREVLLKPLRPGSRVIVISSGAVLGGSPLSGGYAGAKAAQRYITGYAQDEAKRAGLDITFTTVLPRFAPMTGVGLPAVRAYAARAGKSTEEFVNRIGPPLTPQIAGAALLDLVRADAAAVEPGYELTGAGLKKLS, from the coding sequence ATGAGTGACATGTCTGGCCGGACCACGATCGTGGTCGGGGCGAGCCGGGGCCTGGGCCACGGGGTCGCCACCGCCTTCGCGGACGCCGGTGCGCCGGTGATCGCGGTGGCCCGTACCGCGATGGACTTCCCGGCGCCGGCCAACGGCGCCGGATCGATCCAGCCGGAGATCGCCGACGCCGGTGAAGCCACCGTCCCGGCCACCCTGATCGACCAGTACGAGCCGGAGGCCGTGATCCTGGTCGCCGGGGCCACCCCGCACATGCGCCCGCTGCAGGAGCAGACCTGGGAGACGTTCTCGGTCAACTGGGAGACCGACGTGCGGATCACCTTCCACTGGCTGCGCGAGGTGCTGCTCAAGCCGCTGCGTCCGGGCAGCCGGGTGATCGTGATCAGCAGCGGTGCCGTGCTCGGCGGATCGCCGCTCAGCGGCGGCTACGCCGGCGCGAAGGCGGCTCAGCGCTACATCACCGGCTACGCCCAGGACGAGGCGAAGCGGGCCGGTCTGGACATCACCTTCACCACCGTGCTGCCGAGGTTCGCGCCGATGACCGGGGTGGGCCTGCCCGCCGTACGGGCGTACGCGGCCCGCGCCGGCAAGTCGACCGAGGAGTTCGTCAACCGGATCGGGCCGCCGCTGACCCCGCAGATCGCCGGTGCCGCGCTGCTGGACCTGGTCCGGGCGGACGCCGCGGCGGTCGAGCCGGGCTACGAGCTCACCGGGGCCGGGCTGAAGAAACTGTCCTGA
- a CDS encoding GMC family oxidoreductase N-terminal domain-containing protein translates to MNEFDYLVVGAGSAGAALAARLSEDPQRRVLLLEAGPDYATVDETPDEILDGSAMSMSTYDWHFKAEITDRRRIIFPRGKLTGGSSAVGATIALRGTPNNFDEWASMGNPAWAWNEVLPYYKRLENDLDFDNEYHGQGGPIPIRRWRPDELAPVQHVFHEAALKAGFPDVEDHNHPEATGVGPIPSNRNDTRTRFSTAMGYLGMARGRANLTIYSGAQVNRVLFTGTRAHGVEVTNPAGGTEEIHARNIVLAAGAVNSPAILMRSGIGPASDLRRLGIDVLLDRPGVGGTLIDHPRTGAFMVPKEGTFDPQDAFLQTMVRTTAPGSDEFNDLQYYMINHFDLTLFPELQMLAAAKTIFGVMVVHQRPQSRGRLVLASADPTSPPDIDLNFLATEQDIKILVDAVRTCWQLMQTPGIVDRGDRFVVLGEEMVADDDILGHYVRLSLDSGYHPVGTTRMGTADDAEAVVDERLRVHGTENLYVGDASVMPSIVNCNTNLTSIMIGERLADWLAAS, encoded by the coding sequence ATGAACGAATTCGATTATCTGGTGGTCGGAGCCGGGTCCGCCGGAGCCGCACTCGCCGCCCGCCTGAGCGAAGACCCGCAGCGCAGGGTGCTGCTGCTGGAGGCGGGTCCGGACTACGCCACCGTCGACGAGACACCGGACGAGATCCTCGACGGCAGCGCCATGTCGATGTCCACGTACGACTGGCACTTCAAGGCCGAAATCACCGACCGCCGGCGCATCATCTTCCCGCGCGGGAAACTGACCGGTGGATCGTCTGCGGTCGGCGCGACCATCGCCCTGCGTGGCACGCCGAACAACTTCGACGAATGGGCGTCGATGGGCAATCCGGCGTGGGCCTGGAACGAGGTCCTGCCGTACTACAAGCGACTCGAAAACGACCTGGACTTCGACAACGAGTACCACGGTCAGGGCGGTCCGATCCCGATCCGCCGGTGGCGGCCCGACGAGCTGGCCCCGGTGCAGCACGTCTTCCACGAAGCCGCCCTCAAGGCCGGCTTCCCCGACGTGGAGGACCACAACCACCCCGAGGCCACCGGGGTCGGTCCCATCCCGTCGAACCGCAACGACACCCGTACCCGCTTCTCCACCGCGATGGGCTACCTGGGCATGGCCCGCGGCCGGGCGAACCTGACCATCTACTCCGGCGCGCAGGTCAACCGGGTGCTGTTCACCGGGACCCGGGCGCACGGCGTGGAGGTCACCAACCCGGCCGGCGGCACCGAGGAGATCCACGCCCGCAACATCGTGCTGGCCGCCGGAGCGGTCAACTCGCCGGCGATCCTGATGCGCTCGGGCATCGGTCCGGCCAGCGATCTGCGCCGGCTCGGCATCGATGTGCTCCTCGACCGTCCCGGGGTCGGCGGCACCCTGATCGACCACCCGCGCACCGGCGCGTTCATGGTGCCGAAGGAGGGCACGTTCGACCCGCAGGACGCCTTCCTGCAGACCATGGTGCGCACCACCGCACCGGGCTCGGACGAGTTCAACGACCTGCAGTACTACATGATCAACCACTTCGATCTGACGCTCTTCCCCGAGCTGCAGATGCTGGCCGCGGCGAAGACGATCTTCGGGGTGATGGTGGTGCACCAGCGGCCACAGTCGAGGGGACGGCTGGTGCTCGCCTCGGCCGACCCGACGTCACCGCCGGACATCGACCTGAACTTCCTCGCCACCGAGCAGGACATCAAGATCCTGGTCGACGCGGTCCGCACCTGCTGGCAGCTGATGCAGACCCCGGGCATCGTCGACCGCGGCGACCGGTTCGTCGTCCTCGGCGAGGAGATGGTCGCCGACGACGACATCCTCGGCCACTACGTCCGGCTCAGCCTGGACAGCGGCTACCACCCGGTCGGCACCACCCGGATGGGCACCGCCGACGACGCCGAAGCGGTCGTCGACGAACGACTGCGGGTGCACGGCACGGAGAACCTGTACGTGGGCGACGCCTCGGTCATGCCGTCGATCGTCAACTGCAACACCAACCTGACCTCGATCATGATCGGCGAGCGGCTCGCCGACTGGCTGGCGGCCTCCTGA
- a CDS encoding TetR-like C-terminal domain-containing protein — translation MSPRRVDPQLAAALLEAAARLLAEGGTAALTTRRLAAEVGTSTTVVYTYYGGMDNLVRAMVHEGFARLHRRMATVRATNDAVADVMALGYAYRANALDHPQLYLVMFGSSALGGFALGEGDRQHGRYTLEPLVDAVSRATEQGRFRPADPLLVGQTMWIALHGLVALELGGYLIDPYDADLCFETQLRSLMVGAGDKHEATMISLARARRRRPPRPASASTSASASASAPAASAPPSQKNSALSNTGEVTP, via the coding sequence GTGAGTCCGCGCCGGGTCGATCCGCAGCTGGCCGCCGCCCTGCTCGAAGCAGCCGCGCGGCTGCTGGCCGAAGGCGGCACGGCGGCGCTGACCACCCGCCGGCTGGCCGCCGAGGTCGGCACGTCGACCACCGTCGTCTACACCTACTACGGCGGGATGGACAACCTGGTCCGGGCGATGGTGCACGAAGGCTTCGCCCGGCTGCACCGGCGGATGGCGACCGTCCGGGCCACCAACGACGCCGTGGCCGACGTGATGGCGCTCGGCTACGCGTACCGCGCCAACGCCCTCGACCACCCGCAGCTCTACCTGGTCATGTTCGGCAGCTCGGCACTCGGCGGGTTCGCCCTCGGCGAGGGTGACCGCCAGCACGGCCGGTACACCCTGGAGCCGCTGGTCGACGCCGTGTCCCGGGCCACCGAGCAGGGCCGGTTCCGGCCGGCCGACCCGCTGCTCGTCGGGCAGACCATGTGGATCGCGCTGCACGGCCTGGTCGCCCTCGAACTCGGCGGCTACCTGATCGACCCGTACGACGCCGACCTGTGCTTCGAGACCCAGTTGCGCTCGCTGATGGTGGGCGCCGGCGACAAACACGAAGCCACCATGATCTCGCTGGCCCGGGCCCGCCGACGCCGACCGCCACGGCCGGCGTCGGCGTCGACGTCGGCATCGGCATCGGCATCGGCGCCTGCGGCGTCGGCACCACCGAGCCAGAAAAACAGCGCCCTGAGCAATACCGGAGAAGTAACACCCTGA
- a CDS encoding carotenoid oxygenase family protein has product MSVVTHSPLTPATVRRDNRRPVAYETTGSETDLVVTGRLPAELDGCLVRIGPNPTRPDPRAHPLVGDGMVHGVRLRHGRALWYRNRWVRSDSVARTRGELPIPGPRHGLSDNANANVIRHAGRTLALGEAGVLPIELDGELDSVARTDFDATLPHGFTAHAETDPVTGELFAVAYYHDLPYVEHLVVGVDGRVQRSTRIEVVGTPLMHSVALTDRHTVLFDLPVAFDPALAHAGSRFPYAWSAGRPARIGLLPRAAAGPDVRWFEVDPCYVFHPVNAYETADRCVIDVVRHERVFDRDRRAPGECAPTLWRWTLDLTSGSVTAEQLDDIPQEFPRIDDRRKTTPYRYAYTVAMQDGAGALGGSALLRHDLDRRDVAVHDFGPHREAGEAVFVPRGPVGAEDDGWLLTFVYDGRVDRSSLVVLDAADFTGEPVAVVHLPVRVPSGFHANWLAG; this is encoded by the coding sequence ATGAGCGTCGTCACCCACTCACCCCTGACCCCCGCGACCGTCCGCCGGGACAACCGGCGACCCGTCGCCTACGAGACGACCGGGAGCGAGACCGACCTCGTCGTCACCGGCCGGCTGCCCGCCGAACTCGACGGCTGCCTGGTCCGGATCGGCCCCAACCCGACCCGGCCCGACCCGCGGGCACACCCGCTGGTCGGCGACGGCATGGTGCACGGCGTGCGACTGCGGCACGGCCGGGCGCTGTGGTACCGCAACCGGTGGGTACGCAGCGACAGCGTCGCCCGTACCCGCGGTGAACTGCCCATCCCCGGCCCCCGGCACGGGCTGAGTGACAACGCCAACGCCAACGTGATCCGGCACGCCGGCCGTACCCTCGCGCTCGGCGAAGCCGGCGTCCTGCCGATCGAGCTCGACGGCGAGCTCGACTCGGTGGCCCGGACGGACTTCGACGCGACCCTGCCGCACGGCTTCACCGCGCACGCCGAGACCGACCCGGTCACCGGGGAGCTGTTCGCCGTCGCCTACTACCACGACCTGCCCTACGTCGAACACCTGGTCGTCGGCGTGGACGGCCGGGTACAGCGCAGCACCCGGATCGAGGTGGTCGGCACCCCGCTGATGCACTCGGTCGCCCTGACCGACCGGCACACCGTGCTGTTCGACCTGCCGGTCGCCTTCGACCCGGCCCTGGCCCACGCCGGATCCCGGTTCCCGTACGCCTGGTCCGCCGGTCGGCCGGCCCGGATCGGCCTGCTGCCCCGGGCCGCCGCCGGGCCGGACGTGCGCTGGTTCGAGGTCGATCCGTGCTACGTCTTCCACCCGGTGAACGCCTACGAGACCGCCGACCGGTGCGTGATCGACGTCGTACGGCACGAGCGGGTCTTCGACCGGGACCGCCGGGCGCCCGGCGAGTGCGCCCCGACGCTGTGGCGCTGGACCCTCGATCTGACCAGCGGGTCCGTGACGGCGGAACAGCTCGACGACATTCCGCAGGAGTTCCCGCGCATCGACGACCGGCGCAAGACCACCCCCTACCGCTACGCGTACACGGTGGCCATGCAGGACGGTGCCGGCGCGCTCGGCGGCTCGGCGCTACTGCGGCACGATCTGGACCGTCGGGACGTGGCGGTGCACGACTTCGGGCCGCACCGGGAGGCGGGGGAGGCCGTCTTCGTGCCGCGCGGCCCGGTCGGCGCGGAGGACGACGGCTGGCTACTCACCTTTGTGTACGACGGCCGGGTCGACCGCAGCAGCCTGGTGGTGCTCGACGCCGCCGACTTCACCGGCGAGCCGGTGGCCGTGGTGCACCTGCCGGTGCGGGTGCCCAGCGGCTTCCACGCCAACTGGCTCGCCGGCTGA
- a CDS encoding copper resistance CopC family protein translates to MRPDPRPGVPAGTFGLTGIVAAAAVVAVAAVAGVAVVAAVLLATPGSARADDGRLLLADPPVDAALSVAPTGVTLSFTDTVQPELSHVEVFDGAGDEVTDGDYRQVAPDRVHQPVQIGADGDYTVAYHVTFPDGSDVTDVYRFSVGTGVPPAALDAATREARTDAVSEHAHEIDGFSATLLVIDGLVLFVVIALLWLRPRDGRPTSLRYRDPD, encoded by the coding sequence ATGCGGCCTGACCCCCGCCCAGGCGTACCAGCCGGCACCTTCGGGCTGACCGGCATCGTCGCGGCGGCCGCCGTGGTGGCGGTGGCCGCGGTGGCCGGCGTCGCCGTGGTCGCCGCGGTGCTGCTGGCCACTCCCGGCAGCGCCCGTGCCGACGACGGCAGGCTGCTCCTGGCGGACCCACCGGTCGACGCGGCGCTCAGCGTCGCGCCGACCGGCGTGACCCTGTCCTTCACCGACACCGTGCAGCCGGAACTGTCCCACGTCGAGGTGTTCGACGGGGCCGGCGACGAGGTCACCGACGGCGACTACCGGCAGGTCGCGCCAGACCGGGTGCACCAGCCGGTGCAGATCGGTGCCGACGGTGACTACACGGTCGCGTACCACGTGACCTTTCCCGACGGTTCGGACGTGACAGACGTCTACCGGTTCAGCGTTGGCACCGGCGTGCCGCCGGCCGCGCTGGACGCCGCGACCCGCGAGGCCCGTACGGACGCGGTATCCGAACACGCGCACGAGATCGACGGATTCAGCGCGACCCTGCTGGTCATCGACGGGCTGGTGCTGTTCGTGGTGATCGCGCTGCTGTGGCTGCGCCCGCGCGACGGCCGGCCGACGTCACTGCGCTACCGCGATCCTGACTGA
- a CDS encoding SDR family NAD(P)-dependent oxidoreductase, protein MTRSRAILLTGASSGTGMSSGSGRAAALRLHRAGWPVYATGRNVDALADLAAEGITVMHLDVTDEESMAAAVKRITDEHGAVGTLINNAAYSLNGTIGETPMDEVRAQFETNVFGLCRLTQMVLPGMREQGGGRVVLMSSIFGLFATPGRGYYQATKHALEAIGDSLRHEVARFDIKVVLIEPSPILGGFVPDSVADLGMQSHGNPALYKDFWDYFVQWHQAYRLSDNPPLRGKMAVRAEHVAKVIETAVTHPNPRVRYRLGIPARLLTRMRATIGDRNWDRFVRAFFPIP, encoded by the coding sequence GTGACACGATCCCGCGCGATCCTGCTGACCGGTGCGTCGTCAGGCACCGGCATGTCATCCGGCTCGGGCCGGGCGGCCGCGCTGCGCCTGCACCGGGCCGGCTGGCCGGTCTACGCCACCGGCCGCAACGTCGACGCGCTGGCCGATCTGGCCGCCGAGGGCATCACCGTGATGCATCTCGACGTCACCGACGAGGAGTCGATGGCCGCCGCGGTCAAACGGATCACCGATGAGCACGGCGCGGTCGGTACGTTGATCAACAACGCGGCGTACAGCCTCAACGGCACCATCGGGGAGACCCCGATGGACGAGGTGCGGGCCCAGTTCGAGACGAACGTCTTCGGTCTGTGCCGGCTCACCCAGATGGTCCTGCCCGGGATGCGGGAGCAGGGCGGCGGCCGGGTGGTGCTGATGTCGTCGATCTTCGGGCTGTTCGCGACGCCGGGTCGGGGCTACTACCAGGCCACCAAGCACGCGTTGGAGGCGATCGGCGACTCGCTGCGGCACGAGGTGGCCCGGTTCGACATCAAGGTGGTGCTGATCGAGCCGTCGCCGATCCTCGGTGGCTTCGTCCCGGACAGCGTCGCCGACCTTGGCATGCAGTCGCACGGCAACCCGGCGCTGTACAAGGACTTCTGGGACTACTTCGTACAGTGGCACCAGGCATACCGGCTCAGCGACAACCCGCCGCTGCGCGGCAAGATGGCGGTCCGCGCCGAGCATGTCGCCAAGGTCATCGAGACCGCGGTCACCCACCCCAACCCGCGCGTCCGGTACCGGCTCGGGATACCCGCCCGGCTGCTGACCCGGATGCGGGCGACGATCGGTGACCGCAACTGGGACCGGTTCGTCCGCGCGTTCTTCCCTATCCCCTGA
- a CDS encoding carboxymuconolactone decarboxylase family protein, with protein METTTKQPGIRVPLIDEEHAEGRTAELYEQIKAVTGLPFVPDMFRLTSTNPRLLEVVVAGYGGIFKGDTLPRDLKELISAWTSKLNGCPYCVGTHSWFLSEFGGSEELVEAVSTASTAEELPVDERTRPLMKLVEKVSTGAYKITDADWERAAAAGWSDAEMLEAVFCASLFAFINRLVDATGLGTSTDRSRIARQGDE; from the coding sequence ATGGAAACGACGACAAAGCAGCCGGGAATCCGGGTCCCGCTGATTGACGAGGAGCACGCCGAAGGCCGCACCGCCGAACTCTACGAGCAGATCAAGGCGGTCACCGGGCTGCCGTTCGTGCCGGACATGTTCCGGCTCACCTCGACCAATCCCCGGCTGCTCGAGGTGGTTGTCGCTGGCTACGGGGGGATCTTCAAGGGCGACACCCTGCCCCGCGACCTCAAAGAGTTGATCTCGGCCTGGACATCCAAGCTGAACGGCTGCCCGTACTGTGTGGGCACGCACAGCTGGTTCCTCAGCGAGTTCGGCGGCAGCGAGGAGCTGGTCGAGGCCGTCTCGACCGCCTCGACCGCGGAGGAACTGCCGGTCGACGAGCGGACTCGGCCGCTGATGAAGCTGGTCGAGAAGGTCAGCACCGGCGCGTACAAGATCACCGACGCCGACTGGGAACGGGCCGCCGCCGCCGGTTGGAGCGACGCCGAGATGCTCGAGGCGGTCTTCTGCGCCAGCCTGTTCGCCTTCATCAACCGGCTGGTCGACGCGACCGGGTTGGGTACGTCGACCGACCGCAGCCGGATCGCCCGACAGGGCGACGAGTGA